Sequence from the Priestia megaterium genome:
TACTGTGTACGGAACTAGGAAGAAAACTTGTTGAGACATTCCCTATAAAAGATTTATTTAACCTTGAATTCACAGGTCGTCTTGAAAAATCGTTGAATGATATTGAGAAAAGAAGCTTTACGAAAGAGGAATTCTTACAGTTAATCTTTGACTTTACTACAAAATCAGTAGAAACGATTAAGAATGAGGAAGAAGTGACTATTAACGAAGTAACTTCCCAGCGTAAGCAAAATGAAGTAATGGGGAAATGCCCAGTTTGTGGACATGCTGTTATTGAAGGTCAAAAAGGATTTGGCTGTAGTAATTGGAAAAATGGCTGCAAGTTTGTTATTTGGAAAAATGACAAGTTCTTAGCAACAATGAAAAAGAAACCTACTAAGACTATGGTAAAGGCATTATTAAAGAATGGTATTGCTCCTGTAAAAGGTCTAACGAGTAAAAAAGGGAATAAGTTTGATGCTAATTTAAGATATGAAAAAAATGCTGATAATGAGTATTTTAGTTGGAAGATGGAGTTTGATAATTAATGTTTTTTTCTTTATATTCATAGAAAATCAAAAGTTGTACCCCATTCTAATTTTAGAACGAGGTACAACTTTCATTTTCTACGTTATTTTTTATCAAAGTTTAAGAAATAATGATGATGTTAATAATTGGTTTTTAATTGAGCAAATATACTTTTTATATTTGTTGTCAATTCGGACATTTTTGTTTTTTGAATAATCTCGATTGGTAATTTTTCTATATATTGATCAATGTTTTTATGCGACCATTGGCATTGAGTCTTTTCAAGTGTGTTTATTTCATCATCGGTTAAAGTCCATGTTTTTTTATAGAACATTGCTTGTTTAGTATCAAAAAAATGCTTAGGTTTGAATTTTTGCTGGAAATTAGCATGGTTGCTATTTCCAAGTCCAGTTAAATTACTTTTATATATATTGAAGTATTTTTCACATAGTTGTTTAGTGCTTTCGAAATCTAACCCTTGAAATAAGTTACATAAAATAGAAGGGTCTATAAAATAAGACTCAATTGCATACTCGTCTAGTATTAACAGGTTTTCTTGGTTATATATATTAGAAAAGCTCGATACGTTCTTCTCTATTCTAGATTGGACCTCTTTTTTTGAGTATCCATCAGAATCTACCATAATCCAAAATTGGTAATTAGAATTATGGATATGGTTCATTGCATTTAAAATTTTTGCATTGGCGTAAAAGTTTAGTGTATCAATACCTCCTACATCAACAATCTTCAGGCTATTTATAAGTGATGAATCAATTATGTCTTTTTGTCCTAACTTATTTATAATTGACTCAACTAAAGTTTTATCATCAGGACCTTCAACAAATAATATTTTTGTATATTGGAATATATCATCTGGTCTTATTCCAAGTTCGTTAATGATAAAGGTAGGGTCACTGTCTATTTTCTGTGTAATGCCTTTGTCTTTTTTTATGCAGACTAGTTCGTGCTGGTTTAGTTGACTAACTACTATAGGTGAATGCGTAGAAATAAAAACTTGGTTAGAAGTGCTTAATTGATTTAAAACGTTTATCATTTTCCTTTGCAAAGAAGGGTGTAAATAAACTTCAGGTTCTTCAATTATTAATATGAATTTTTTGTCAATATTATATTTAACATATGCCTCTAAAATAGCTAAAATCATAAGACTTTGCATGCCTGTTCCACTAGATAATAGGCTGAAGCTGGCATCAGCACTTTGTAATGGTTTAATGTCATGATCAATAATTTTGGTTTCATGAGAATGTACAATTTCCGTTTGTTCTACTTGGACATTAATTGACAATGAAGTGTTACCGATTAAATTCTGGAACCTAGAAGTTAACTCTTCTGATAGAGATTTAACTTTGAGCTCCTCATGCTTTTTTAATGCTTCTTTTATGTTATCTATTTCAAAGGTATGTCCATTTAATTCGATGCTATCTCCATTCTCATCATCAAACAAGAGAGACATTAATTCATTCAAGTTATTATTTTTTTTACTAAAGGTATTATCTGAAGGATTTCTAATTGAGGATATGTACCTGATATCTGGGAGAAAATCTGCAAGAATTCGCGGAGGAATTCTTATGTTGTCAGGTTGAACTGTATACTTAGAATTAAATTTATTATCACTCAATTTAAAAGATAGAGTAATGGTTATTTCTCCATCTAAGTAATTTTCATATGCATGATCCAGATCATATGATGATCCTAAAAGGAGTGAAATGTCTTCAGGATCCACTTGCTGGAAGGTTATAGATATCTCTGGTAATACTTTAGAATCATGCATATGAAGGTCTTTATTTTCTAATTTATTCTTACCAAAAAAAACTAAAATAGCTTCAAAAATAGCTGTTTTTCCATAGTTATTCTTACCTACGATAGCTGATAGTTTATCAGAAGAAAATGTTAGTTCGTAGATGGACTTAAAACGCTTTATTTCAACAGTTTTTATTTTCAAAACAATTCCTCCTTTTTAATTCTTATTTCCTATTATAAAGAAAAGTTAAATAAT
This genomic interval carries:
- a CDS encoding ATP-dependent nuclease, which translates into the protein MKIKTVEIKRFKSIYELTFSSDKLSAIVGKNNYGKTAIFEAILVFFGKNKLENKDLHMHDSKVLPEISITFQQVDPEDISLLLGSSYDLDHAYENYLDGEITITLSFKLSDNKFNSKYTVQPDNIRIPPRILADFLPDIRYISSIRNPSDNTFSKKNNNLNELMSLLFDDENGDSIELNGHTFEIDNIKEALKKHEELKVKSLSEELTSRFQNLIGNTSLSINVQVEQTEIVHSHETKIIDHDIKPLQSADASFSLLSSGTGMQSLMILAILEAYVKYNIDKKFILIIEEPEVYLHPSLQRKMINVLNQLSTSNQVFISTHSPIVVSQLNQHELVCIKKDKGITQKIDSDPTFIINELGIRPDDIFQYTKILFVEGPDDKTLVESIINKLGQKDIIDSSLINSLKIVDVGGIDTLNFYANAKILNAMNHIHNSNYQFWIMVDSDGYSKKEVQSRIEKNVSSFSNIYNQENLLILDEYAIESYFIDPSILCNLFQGLDFESTKQLCEKYFNIYKSNLTGLGNSNHANFQQKFKPKHFFDTKQAMFYKKTWTLTDDEINTLEKTQCQWSHKNIDQYIEKLPIEIIQKTKMSELTTNIKSIFAQLKTNY